A stretch of bacterium DNA encodes these proteins:
- a CDS encoding DUF2213 domain-containing protein, whose amino-acid sequence MILDTARLSKVRPGPAGSIFVPARIGRSGVQVYRRQDGTTVRAFRPPDEVFRADYTGTPVTVGHPPAGVTADTWQQLAVGHVARQDAAEVIGADYFVPAQLQVTVAGAVSDVVSGQLAELSCAYDADQDWTPGKTPAGDEYDVIFRNIVPNHVALLPPGQARAGRDAKILLDGVTMILDDNTAPVPPPAPLAPPAQTPQVTLTIDQATALITDSQRLQASLAAAQDTIGKLQARVAELPKLVADGVAAELAFRARLATALPKDFDFAGKTRQDVLRAAILARDPQAQLVADASEVWLEAYFAGQSAAAPAPALHDHNKDVANPQPPPAANAANFIADESRKLWSSLQK is encoded by the coding sequence GTGATCCTAGACACTGCGCGTCTGAGCAAGGTTAGGCCGGGGCCGGCTGGCTCAATTTTCGTGCCTGCCCGGATCGGCAGGTCGGGGGTGCAGGTCTATCGGAGGCAGGACGGGACCACTGTGCGTGCATTTCGTCCGCCTGACGAAGTGTTCCGTGCGGATTACACGGGGACTCCTGTCACTGTCGGACACCCGCCTGCGGGTGTGACGGCGGACACGTGGCAGCAGCTGGCTGTGGGGCACGTGGCCCGGCAGGATGCGGCAGAGGTCATTGGCGCCGACTATTTCGTGCCTGCGCAGCTGCAGGTTACGGTGGCGGGAGCCGTGTCCGATGTTGTCTCGGGACAGCTCGCCGAGCTGTCCTGCGCCTACGATGCGGATCAGGATTGGACCCCGGGCAAGACGCCTGCAGGTGACGAGTATGACGTGATTTTCCGGAACATTGTACCAAATCACGTGGCACTGCTCCCCCCGGGACAGGCTCGGGCGGGTCGCGACGCAAAGATCCTATTGGACGGAGTGACTATGATCCTCGACGACAACACGGCCCCCGTGCCGCCCCCCGCGCCCCTGGCGCCCCCCGCACAGACGCCCCAGGTGACCCTCACTATTGATCAGGCCACGGCCCTGATCACCGACTCACAACGGCTGCAGGCCAGTCTGGCTGCCGCGCAAGACACCATCGGTAAGCTGCAGGCACGGGTTGCCGAGCTTCCCAAGCTCGTGGCTGATGGCGTGGCTGCAGAGCTGGCTTTCCGAGCCCGGCTCGCGACCGCGCTGCCAAAGGATTTTGATTTCGCCGGCAAGACCCGGCAGGATGTGCTGCGTGCAGCGATCCTCGCGCGGGACCCACAGGCCCAGCTTGTGGCGGACGCCAGTGAGGTTTGGCTGGAAGCCTACTTCGCCGGGCAGTCTGCAGCAGCCCCTGCGCCAGCGCTGCACGATCATAACAAGGACGTGGCCAATCCACAGCCCCCTCCGGCCGCTAACGCGGCCAATTTCATTGCCGATGAGTCCCGCAAGCTGTGGTCCAGCTTGCAGAAGTAA
- a CDS encoding phage protein, translating into MSNNRFANYDSEAVDLVVVGIPITDGKADTFVTITAREKSFEAVAACDGLVTRYATHNRLYDVAVTLKRSSSHNSFLAALHAVDRNSAGGAGVGVFLLKDRNGSTVIAGDKCWIEKIPDNYSFGKDVGDVTWNFCVVATHAAVLPGGN; encoded by the coding sequence ATGTCCAACAACAGATTTGCCAATTACGATTCCGAGGCCGTTGACCTCGTGGTGGTCGGGATTCCGATCACCGACGGCAAGGCCGACACGTTCGTCACGATCACTGCTCGGGAGAAATCTTTCGAGGCAGTGGCTGCGTGTGACGGGCTGGTAACTCGCTACGCCACGCACAATCGGCTGTATGACGTGGCCGTTACGCTGAAACGCAGCAGCAGTCACAACTCGTTCCTGGCCGCGCTGCATGCGGTCGATCGGAACAGTGCCGGCGGTGCCGGCGTGGGGGTGTTCCTGCTGAAAGATCGCAACGGCTCCACTGTCATTGCAGGTGACAAATGCTGGATCGAAAAGATCCCGGATAACTACTCCTTCGGCAAGGACGTAGGAGATGTCACCTGGAATTTCTGTGTGGTCGCGACGCATGCGGCCGTGCTGCCCGGAGGGAACTGA
- a CDS encoding DUF3383 family protein, whose translation MAIQDTIPVTITIRDTTIAQANFGTPLVLAYHTNFVGEVREYNADASGLSAMVTDGFAVTSDPYRKVAAIASQSPHCSSVKVAARVAPTQQVLQYTPKWTTVGRIVRLSFELTGVTTTVSYTPIAADDAEDIVDGLITALGTVAGVTISKSGSGSAAVLVLTRTTPGEERIYPISAVGLGLEDVSVDPGAPVVVTTTEASPAVQRYPIDLSDTPLGGGRDVVLESMTVTITTCGTAGSTVLELTYGDVPVAIADTEVTVPHDATDPYTVTLTAADFGLVTLTGGDDSLAINVTSAATDVAGLSVAVTVHDVEAGVDAELAAAQLIDPDFYGVLIDTEKASEIVSAATWCEANEKLFAALSGDENNTVADSGVAHTISAAGRNRTSVWVTRNIQGQLAAAIMGRQFSQDAGSSTWAHKQLSGPVADAWTATEFSALRGDGEGDRGNGACTYVADQGLSHTYDGFAASGRFLDITRGIDWLKSTIRQALLVALVSVEKIRYSDAGTAVLEAALAGRLSAAEGRALLEPGWAVIRPAVSTQAAADRAARVYRNLAFTGTLSGAIHKVPITGDVSV comes from the coding sequence ATGGCCATTCAAGACACGATTCCTGTCACGATCACCATTCGTGACACGACTATTGCACAGGCAAACTTTGGTACGCCGCTAGTGCTGGCGTACCATACAAATTTCGTGGGCGAAGTGCGTGAGTACAACGCTGATGCCTCCGGGCTTTCCGCGATGGTCACCGACGGTTTCGCAGTGACCAGTGACCCCTACCGCAAGGTTGCTGCAATCGCTTCGCAAAGCCCGCATTGCAGCAGCGTCAAGGTGGCCGCTCGAGTAGCACCGACTCAGCAGGTGCTACAATACACGCCCAAGTGGACGACCGTTGGGCGCATTGTGCGGCTGTCCTTCGAGTTGACCGGCGTGACCACGACGGTCAGCTACACGCCGATTGCGGCGGATGACGCCGAGGATATCGTGGACGGACTGATCACCGCGCTTGGGACCGTGGCGGGTGTCACGATCAGCAAGAGCGGCTCAGGCTCTGCTGCCGTGCTCGTGCTCACTCGCACCACGCCGGGCGAGGAGAGGATTTATCCGATCAGCGCGGTTGGCCTGGGGCTCGAAGACGTGTCCGTCGATCCCGGCGCGCCGGTCGTGGTTACCACCACTGAGGCATCGCCAGCTGTGCAGAGGTACCCTATCGATCTGTCTGACACACCGTTGGGTGGAGGACGAGATGTCGTGCTCGAGTCAATGACCGTGACGATCACCACGTGCGGCACTGCTGGCAGCACGGTGCTCGAGCTGACCTACGGTGACGTGCCCGTGGCGATTGCCGATACCGAGGTCACGGTACCGCACGACGCAACCGACCCCTACACCGTCACGTTGACGGCTGCTGATTTCGGCTTAGTCACGCTGACCGGCGGCGATGATTCGCTGGCGATCAATGTGACCTCCGCAGCGACTGACGTAGCCGGGCTGTCTGTGGCAGTAACTGTCCACGATGTGGAGGCTGGTGTGGACGCCGAACTTGCTGCAGCGCAGTTGATCGATCCGGACTTCTACGGGGTCCTGATCGACACGGAAAAGGCCAGTGAAATCGTTTCGGCGGCCACTTGGTGCGAGGCGAACGAGAAACTGTTCGCTGCCCTGTCGGGTGACGAAAACAACACAGTGGCGGACAGCGGTGTTGCGCACACGATCTCCGCAGCGGGGCGCAATCGCACGTCCGTGTGGGTCACACGAAACATCCAGGGGCAGCTCGCTGCTGCGATCATGGGGCGACAATTCTCGCAGGACGCCGGCAGCTCAACGTGGGCGCACAAGCAACTTTCCGGGCCCGTGGCGGATGCGTGGACGGCCACCGAGTTTTCCGCCCTGCGTGGCGATGGCGAGGGCGACCGCGGCAACGGAGCTTGCACCTACGTGGCTGATCAAGGGCTCTCCCACACCTACGACGGCTTCGCCGCTAGCGGCAGATTCCTCGATATCACCCGAGGGATCGACTGGCTCAAGAGCACGATCCGGCAGGCACTGCTGGTCGCGTTGGTTAGTGTGGAAAAGATCCGCTACTCCGACGCAGGCACGGCCGTTCTTGAAGCCGCGCTTGCAGGGCGGCTCTCCGCAGCCGAGGGGCGAGCACTGCTCGAGCCCGGCTGGGCCGTCATTCGCCCCGCTGTGAGCACGCAGGCTGCGGCAGATAGAGCCGCTCGAGTCTACCGCAATCTGGCCTTCACCGGAACGCTCAGTGGCGCGATCCACAAGGTGCCGATCACCGGAGACGTGTCGGTCTAA
- a CDS encoding Gp138 family membrane-puncturing spike protein, with the protein MDPTWPEIIKGAIERSLDGLHTSVPALVLSYLPATQQCVCQPVVAGMPQLEDVPVLWPRGGLGFFHSPVLPGDAVLLVFAERDPGPWRLTGTVQPPALLRRHGLYAFALPGCAPDTRPLTSVATHTGPAMGVDAGPIVHVGPTGVDLGAFPATQAVALAALVDTALGAIVTWLTTHTHSGVTTGPGASGPPAVPPTPPGTVASTVVRCSA; encoded by the coding sequence ATGGATCCCACATGGCCAGAAATCATCAAGGGGGCGATCGAGCGGTCGTTGGATGGCTTGCACACGAGCGTGCCTGCGCTCGTGCTGAGCTACCTCCCCGCAACCCAGCAGTGCGTGTGCCAGCCAGTGGTGGCCGGCATGCCGCAGCTCGAAGACGTGCCCGTGCTCTGGCCACGGGGCGGGCTGGGCTTCTTCCACTCGCCTGTTTTGCCTGGGGACGCGGTACTTTTGGTCTTCGCCGAGCGTGACCCGGGTCCCTGGCGACTAACTGGCACAGTGCAGCCCCCCGCGCTGCTGCGGCGACACGGGCTCTATGCATTCGCGTTGCCCGGCTGTGCGCCGGATACGCGCCCCCTGACGAGCGTGGCGACGCACACAGGTCCGGCGATGGGCGTGGACGCCGGCCCCATCGTGCACGTGGGACCCACTGGCGTGGATCTAGGGGCCTTCCCTGCCACGCAAGCCGTGGCCCTGGCTGCCCTGGTGGACACAGCTCTCGGCGCCATCGTGACATGGCTCACGACGCACACGCACTCGGGGGTCACGACGGGACCCGGAGCGAGCGGGCCCCCCGCCGTTCCGCCAACGCCCCCTGGTACCGTGGCCTCCACTGTGGTACGGTGCTCGGCGTGA
- a CDS encoding phage baseplate protein: MLGNDWLTWEGLFPGLGGALTADVITAVEVEHTATATKHAIETGSKISDHVMREPPRVRFEFAQSELPNISDDSLTGDTMWIQSPVTPQANRFKPTGLLLAQRALGMAASAIAGAVLPPVMVWNLTARLPGEDRVHKIHNTLIDVLEKAHLCAFHYRGLVLTDYVLTSVRYSRQAGEGGLARFTLSAEHIMTVKTAASSLAGVEVPSILAAVPLSQLGRKTVKQVEAEVKAHANLGLGLDADLAGL, translated from the coding sequence ATGCTCGGTAACGATTGGCTGACGTGGGAAGGTCTGTTCCCCGGGCTCGGTGGGGCTCTCACAGCTGACGTGATCACGGCTGTCGAGGTCGAGCACACAGCGACCGCCACCAAGCACGCGATCGAGACGGGTAGCAAGATCTCGGATCACGTGATGCGCGAGCCGCCCCGGGTGCGGTTCGAGTTTGCGCAGAGCGAGTTGCCGAACATCTCGGATGACTCGCTCACGGGGGACACGATGTGGATCCAGTCCCCCGTGACACCACAGGCTAATCGCTTCAAGCCGACTGGGCTGCTGCTGGCGCAGCGCGCGCTAGGCATGGCCGCGTCCGCCATTGCGGGGGCCGTGTTGCCGCCTGTGATGGTTTGGAATCTGACAGCCAGGTTGCCCGGCGAGGATCGGGTGCACAAGATCCACAATACGCTGATCGACGTGCTTGAGAAGGCGCACCTTTGCGCCTTTCATTACCGGGGCCTAGTGCTGACCGATTACGTGTTGACCAGCGTGCGATACAGCCGGCAAGCTGGCGAGGGTGGGCTCGCACGCTTCACACTGTCCGCCGAACACATCATGACGGTCAAGACGGCCGCTAGCAGCCTAGCGGGTGTGGAAGTGCCATCGATTCTGGCTGCTGTGCCACTGTCGCAGCTCGGAAGGAAGACCGTCAAGCAGGTCGAGGCCGAAGTCAAGGCACACGCTAACCTCGGGCTCGGGCTCGATGCTGACCTAGCGGGGTTGTAG
- a CDS encoding baseplate J/gp47 family protein codes for MAEHCDELWEGLETAVGALDPDNAVEHLLVGLSKLTGVYRRPAAVGWTTCDLTFDAATTIAAGALVLAVTGEPSNTWANAEEIVAAGAGTVEDVRFESTVAAATAVAPAGSLDIASPLAGLVSVNQPNDATPGTDAESLTALRLRREDSLAATGSATAAAIAAAVSALDGVIDARAYENTSDVPADGILPHRTRVVVWDGDPGQADDDLIAQTVFEAAAAGVQLQNGSDYLGTASSGTATDEWGGTHTIVFDRPYVQTPTLAVTMTGTLPAADVKAALVAAHEQLLGVSIFKSRLIAALMSQAGVTDVVGMDLSDTDAYGNHLVPAGRVAVLETANITVTYV; via the coding sequence GTGGCCGAGCACTGCGACGAGCTGTGGGAGGGCCTTGAGACTGCAGTGGGCGCGTTGGACCCCGACAATGCAGTAGAGCACCTGCTGGTCGGGTTGAGCAAGTTGACGGGCGTCTACCGGCGCCCGGCTGCCGTTGGCTGGACCACGTGCGACCTGACATTCGATGCGGCCACGACCATTGCAGCGGGCGCGCTAGTACTCGCCGTCACTGGCGAGCCGTCAAACACGTGGGCGAATGCCGAGGAGATTGTGGCCGCCGGAGCGGGCACTGTAGAAGACGTGCGCTTCGAGAGCACGGTCGCTGCTGCCACCGCTGTGGCGCCAGCTGGTTCGCTGGACATTGCCAGCCCCCTTGCCGGGCTCGTGTCCGTCAATCAGCCCAACGACGCCACGCCGGGCACTGACGCCGAATCGCTCACAGCCCTGCGGCTGCGTCGCGAAGACTCTCTAGCTGCTACTGGGTCTGCTACCGCTGCTGCGATTGCAGCGGCGGTGAGTGCCCTAGATGGCGTGATCGACGCCAGGGCCTACGAAAACACATCCGACGTGCCGGCGGATGGCATCCTGCCGCACAGGACTCGCGTAGTGGTGTGGGACGGGGATCCGGGCCAGGCTGACGATGACCTGATTGCACAGACCGTTTTTGAAGCAGCAGCGGCAGGTGTGCAATTGCAAAACGGCTCTGACTATCTAGGCACTGCGAGCAGCGGCACAGCCACGGACGAGTGGGGCGGGACACACACGATCGTGTTCGATCGCCCCTACGTGCAGACCCCCACGCTGGCCGTGACGATGACCGGCACGCTGCCAGCCGCCGACGTCAAGGCAGCACTAGTGGCCGCGCACGAGCAGCTGCTGGGGGTCAGCATTTTCAAATCCAGGCTGATTGCCGCGCTCATGAGTCAAGCTGGTGTGACTGACGTCGTAGGCATGGATCTGTCGGACACAGACGCCTACGGCAATCATCTCGTGCCAGCCGGGCGCGTAGCAGTGCTCGAAACGGCGAACATTACGGTGACCTATGTCTGA
- a CDS encoding minor capsid protein encodes MAAAIVIRYLPPTSWLWQPLVAAYWAVLRAEHAAWRRRRRIQDAVRERKIVVPIEVRQLIDQTVAGTLAHVRSNTNRLPGIQPNPPGGEAAVREFRRRNVRLIRTIAAEHLAEVERIFAERGNLHPEQLRKLLQERLGVSERQARLWARDQTLKLAADVTQAKHEALGITEYEWRTSRDGNVRAMHAKLHGRKFDYSKPPVTNERGDRNNPGRDYQCRCHGDPVLPEPKPKPASKPKPASKPKPASKPKPASKPKPAPKPKPEHTQAYWELAYWGQYTSASTPLAWGRAALERGLDRPIEKVNEVARLLGGTLAWQQVRPSNRQFEPIKGVATLRDLDARIAQEMRTADPARKRVLADDRARIHFMAATTEHVASITRGKVAGVNVDPTTPANQAQIAKSIRFFEAFARDGVVPGLRVRWVNVRAYYSPQLNEMVLDGKRTAETFAHEMGHAIEAQTDAGVAARAFLAARTRGEPEVELAELQPDRGFDPGERARPDNFFDPYCGKSYISATEITSMGLERIAHGDYQFATEDPEYFHFCLGILAGRF; translated from the coding sequence TTGGCGGCCGCGATCGTCATCCGCTATCTGCCCCCGACCAGCTGGCTCTGGCAGCCGCTAGTCGCGGCCTACTGGGCCGTGTTGCGTGCCGAGCACGCAGCCTGGCGCAGGCGCCGGCGCATCCAAGACGCCGTGCGAGAGCGGAAAATCGTGGTGCCGATCGAGGTTCGGCAGCTGATTGATCAGACTGTGGCCGGCACGTTGGCGCATGTTCGGAGTAACACGAACAGGCTGCCTGGGATCCAGCCGAATCCGCCGGGCGGGGAAGCGGCCGTGCGAGAGTTTCGGCGCCGCAATGTGCGGCTGATCCGCACGATAGCGGCCGAGCACCTAGCCGAGGTCGAGCGGATCTTTGCGGAGCGGGGCAATCTGCATCCGGAGCAGCTGCGCAAGCTGCTGCAGGAGCGGCTAGGCGTGTCGGAGCGACAAGCACGTCTGTGGGCCCGTGACCAGACGCTGAAGCTCGCAGCAGATGTCACGCAGGCCAAGCACGAGGCCCTAGGGATCACCGAGTATGAGTGGCGGACGTCGCGCGACGGCAATGTCCGGGCGATGCATGCCAAGCTGCATGGGCGAAAATTCGACTATTCGAAGCCGCCCGTGACGAACGAGCGGGGGGATCGGAACAATCCCGGTCGTGATTACCAGTGCAGGTGCCATGGGGACCCAGTGCTGCCTGAACCGAAGCCCAAGCCCGCGTCGAAGCCCAAGCCCGCGTCGAAGCCCAAGCCCGCGTCGAAGCCCAAGCCCGCGTCGAAGCCCAAGCCCGCGCCGAAGCCCAAGCCAGAGCACACGCAGGCGTACTGGGAGCTGGCGTATTGGGGGCAGTATACCAGCGCATCGACTCCTTTAGCATGGGGCCGAGCGGCGCTCGAGCGGGGGCTCGACCGCCCGATCGAAAAGGTAAACGAAGTGGCCAGGCTGCTTGGTGGCACCCTTGCCTGGCAGCAGGTTCGTCCTAGCAATCGGCAGTTCGAGCCAATTAAAGGCGTCGCCACGTTGCGCGATCTCGATGCGCGGATCGCGCAGGAAATGCGGACGGCAGATCCTGCCAGAAAGCGTGTATTGGCGGACGACCGTGCACGCATCCACTTCATGGCTGCCACGACCGAACATGTGGCTAGCATTACACGTGGAAAAGTGGCAGGTGTCAACGTCGATCCCACCACGCCGGCAAACCAGGCGCAAATAGCTAAAAGCATTCGATTTTTTGAAGCTTTCGCCAGAGACGGCGTAGTGCCTGGTCTGCGGGTGCGGTGGGTCAACGTCCGGGCGTACTACAGCCCTCAGTTAAATGAGATGGTGCTTGATGGCAAGCGCACAGCCGAAACATTTGCTCACGAAATGGGCCACGCTATCGAAGCACAGACAGATGCGGGCGTGGCAGCTCGGGCGTTTCTTGCTGCGCGGACACGCGGCGAACCCGAAGTAGAGCTAGCGGAGCTGCAACCCGATAGAGGGTTCGATCCTGGTGAGCGTGCCCGTCCGGACAACTTCTTCGATCCATACTGCGGTAAATCGTACATCTCCGCTACAGAGATCACGTCAATGGGTCTCGAGAGGATTGCACATGGGGATTATCAGTTCGCCACGGAAGACCCAGAGTATTTTCACTTCTGCCTAGGCATTTTGGCAGGGAGGTTCTAA
- a CDS encoding tape measure protein → MAIRELFAKFDFSFDLSGLTRLTAASERAEAKIRQLAGATNAVKAPKLPAQPVPAAPTWPGILRDTRAATAAGASAADLRQGLQQLQSSLAAAARGDKVLSDAFAQLGMSAKRAADSGRSSSSVWQEVVGRLSRVESSAERATLAMALLGRQGAQAALPVAAQGPQGLRIARRLAAQPVAAPVIAQQPPVTPWQRFVAVLRQVTGAERQAAVAARQTGAALQQTAHGARQAGGAVAWYHRHLQSGQTGMIGSLLTAAFWQTLATSILQAGARVAGFVASAAAGASKAVAETVLWADATRKALGAMSGFSDESLKIRRGNAEFEKVRSTAVKLGLDVIQTTDAYKKMRAVGMTAQEALDFTKLTADMQQGLGMTTETVGRMQLAISQIKGAGVLQGDELRQLQETGINVGLMWDSIAAQMGVTVAEAKKLKEEGKVTADVALKAVKAGILGTLGTTESGEAAGKLASSTLRGMFSLLKATAQDTLIDLSDTLTPEFEHLAGLIGGTLGRFDEDGSFRKAIQAVTRFATDFVQIIGIHWPRIERIFAKVLGGSTDALNETTMGLDLFVDRVLTAVEWVVDNWETVTTTFKTAAGIIVAALTAIGVSAVVNAARTTAAMIASAVATAQAWAGSGIVTSIASIGGAGIRAAATAATAMVSAARVSAAAWAPVAAAVAAVAAAVAGVLLAVDQAQKLYREIDGDLGNIFKDYGAVGEKDDPAGKERQRQYWARKRAEAGKGGEGLPNVPQNAPWRLAPVHPAPAKPTAPMPAPNPAWQMPEPVVSVPQQPQWTMPTVEAIVQLPPAARAQPPTQITLTDQRRIDVSVQAGATPAQQGRTIAAEVNKTLASDLRAHEAALIGAANAR, encoded by the coding sequence ATGGCAATCCGTGAGTTATTCGCCAAATTCGATTTCAGCTTCGACCTTTCGGGGCTGACTCGGCTGACGGCCGCGAGTGAGCGTGCGGAAGCCAAGATTCGGCAGCTGGCGGGCGCCACGAATGCCGTCAAGGCGCCCAAGCTGCCAGCGCAGCCTGTGCCTGCAGCACCAACATGGCCCGGCATTCTCCGGGACACGCGAGCAGCCACGGCCGCTGGGGCGTCTGCGGCCGACCTCCGGCAGGGGCTGCAACAGCTGCAGAGCAGCCTGGCAGCGGCTGCAAGGGGGGACAAGGTCCTTTCGGACGCCTTCGCGCAACTCGGCATGTCCGCCAAGCGTGCTGCTGATTCGGGGCGCAGCAGCTCGTCAGTGTGGCAGGAGGTCGTTGGCAGGCTGAGCAGGGTAGAGTCGTCCGCCGAACGCGCCACGCTGGCGATGGCTCTACTGGGGCGGCAGGGCGCCCAGGCTGCACTGCCCGTGGCCGCGCAGGGGCCGCAAGGGCTTCGCATCGCCCGGCGGCTGGCGGCGCAGCCAGTAGCAGCGCCTGTGATTGCGCAGCAGCCCCCCGTCACGCCTTGGCAGCGATTCGTGGCGGTGTTGCGGCAGGTCACGGGGGCAGAACGGCAGGCCGCCGTTGCCGCCCGCCAAACGGGTGCAGCCCTGCAGCAGACAGCCCACGGGGCCCGGCAGGCAGGGGGTGCCGTGGCGTGGTACCACAGGCACCTGCAATCCGGGCAGACCGGGATGATCGGCTCGCTACTCACTGCGGCGTTCTGGCAGACGCTAGCGACGAGCATCCTGCAGGCTGGGGCTCGCGTGGCGGGGTTCGTCGCCAGTGCGGCTGCGGGGGCAAGCAAAGCGGTTGCCGAGACCGTGCTGTGGGCGGACGCTACGCGCAAGGCCCTCGGGGCCATGTCGGGTTTCAGTGACGAATCGCTGAAAATCCGGCGCGGGAATGCAGAATTTGAGAAGGTCCGGAGCACTGCAGTCAAGCTCGGCCTCGACGTGATCCAAACGACGGACGCCTACAAGAAAATGCGTGCCGTCGGCATGACGGCGCAGGAGGCGCTGGATTTCACCAAGCTCACTGCGGACATGCAACAAGGGCTCGGCATGACCACCGAGACCGTGGGTCGGATGCAACTCGCGATCAGCCAGATCAAAGGGGCTGGCGTGTTGCAGGGTGACGAGCTCCGGCAGCTCCAAGAGACCGGAATCAACGTCGGTCTCATGTGGGATTCGATCGCCGCCCAAATGGGTGTGACGGTTGCCGAAGCGAAGAAGCTCAAGGAGGAGGGCAAGGTCACCGCCGACGTCGCCTTGAAAGCGGTCAAGGCTGGCATCCTGGGCACGCTCGGCACGACCGAGAGCGGCGAAGCTGCGGGCAAGCTGGCCTCGAGCACGTTGCGTGGCATGTTCAGTCTGCTCAAGGCGACGGCGCAGGACACGTTGATTGATCTGTCCGACACGCTCACGCCGGAATTCGAGCACCTTGCCGGTTTGATCGGTGGCACCTTGGGCCGCTTCGACGAAGATGGCAGCTTCCGCAAGGCCATTCAGGCCGTAACGCGGTTTGCCACGGATTTCGTGCAAATCATCGGGATCCACTGGCCCCGCATCGAGCGGATTTTTGCCAAGGTGCTCGGGGGCAGCACCGATGCGCTCAACGAAACCACGATGGGCCTAGACCTGTTCGTGGACCGCGTGCTGACTGCGGTTGAGTGGGTCGTGGACAATTGGGAAACCGTGACCACGACCTTCAAGACAGCGGCAGGAATCATCGTAGCCGCCCTGACGGCTATCGGCGTGTCGGCCGTGGTCAATGCGGCCCGCACGACGGCGGCTATGATTGCGTCAGCCGTTGCCACGGCCCAGGCCTGGGCTGGCAGTGGCATCGTGACTTCGATCGCGAGCATTGGTGGAGCTGGCATTCGGGCGGCTGCTACGGCCGCCACAGCGATGGTTTCAGCCGCTCGTGTGTCCGCTGCAGCGTGGGCCCCCGTGGCTGCTGCTGTGGCGGCCGTGGCAGCGGCCGTAGCAGGCGTGCTACTGGCTGTCGATCAAGCCCAGAAGCTCTACAGGGAAATCGACGGAGACCTGGGCAACATCTTCAAGGACTATGGGGCCGTCGGCGAGAAAGACGATCCCGCCGGTAAAGAGCGCCAGCGGCAGTATTGGGCGCGCAAGCGCGCCGAAGCCGGCAAGGGTGGCGAGGGCTTGCCGAACGTGCCGCAGAACGCACCTTGGCGGCTTGCCCCCGTGCACCCGGCGCCCGCAAAGCCCACCGCTCCAATGCCTGCGCCCAACCCGGCGTGGCAGATGCCAGAGCCTGTCGTGAGCGTACCCCAGCAGCCGCAGTGGACCATGCCGACCGTGGAAGCCATCGTGCAGTTGCCTCCCGCTGCTCGGGCGCAGCCCCCCACCCAAATCACGCTCACCGACCAGCGACGGATTGACGTCTCTGTGCAGGCCGGGGCGACGCCTGCACAGCAGGGCCGCACGATTGCAGCCGAGGTCAACAAGACGCTTGCCAGCGACCTACGCGCCCACGAGGCAGCGTTGATTGGAGCCGCAAATGCTCGGTAA
- a CDS encoding major capsid family protein, which translates to MSLILTRQLEYVQRARQQRYRPAKFRRLLPVSSEAPAYADTIVHAEVRAYGEDPAKIATHGPIKNLPRPTLTRVESRFSLHRFGYTYAYSIFDLARAEQTGENLTASYATAIQTTVETFLDAIAAGEHLADLGMPGLLNVSTISPLTAGTKAGGGTTWVNPTTGVLNATFDEIVQDVSRCVIAVNTQTLENMTANLVILPLQHYQALIRVHEAFGQISVLERLQKLFPGVRFEAWNRLALADAAGTGPRMVVMATGEDVAKMVIPQELTEEQPVQVPLETVIPMWFGTGGVMVETPDAMVYMDGI; encoded by the coding sequence ATGTCGCTCATTCTCACTAGACAACTCGAGTACGTTCAGCGGGCGCGACAACAGAGGTACCGTCCGGCGAAGTTTAGGCGGCTGCTTCCCGTGTCGAGCGAGGCACCTGCTTACGCCGATACAATCGTTCACGCGGAAGTCCGTGCCTACGGCGAGGACCCGGCGAAGATCGCCACGCACGGGCCGATCAAGAACCTGCCGCGGCCCACGCTGACTCGTGTGGAAAGTCGCTTCTCGCTGCATCGTTTCGGCTACACCTACGCCTATTCGATCTTCGATCTTGCCCGAGCAGAGCAGACCGGAGAGAACCTCACGGCGAGCTACGCGACGGCGATTCAGACCACGGTCGAGACCTTCCTGGATGCGATTGCAGCGGGCGAGCATTTGGCTGACCTCGGCATGCCGGGGCTGCTCAATGTCTCTACCATCAGCCCCCTGACGGCCGGCACCAAGGCGGGTGGTGGTACCACGTGGGTCAATCCCACGACCGGTGTCCTGAATGCCACGTTCGACGAAATCGTGCAGGATGTCTCTAGGTGCGTGATCGCGGTCAACACGCAGACCCTCGAGAACATGACGGCGAACCTCGTCATTCTGCCGCTACAGCACTATCAGGCACTGATCCGAGTGCACGAGGCATTCGGACAGATCAGCGTGCTCGAGCGGTTGCAGAAGTTGTTCCCCGGGGTGCGTTTCGAGGCCTGGAATCGCCTGGCCCTGGCGGACGCCGCTGGTACCGGGCCCCGCATGGTCGTCATGGCCACGGGGGAAGATGTAGCCAAGATGGTTATCCCGCAAGAGCTGACCGAGGAGCAGCCGGTGCAGGTGCCCCTCGAGACCGTGATCCCCATGTGGTTCGGTACGGGTGGTGTCATGGTGGAAACACCGGACGCCATGGTGTACATGGACGGGATCTAA